In Streptomyces longhuiensis, the following proteins share a genomic window:
- a CDS encoding bifunctional DNA primase/polymerase: MATTDRHAVPLATLALAHALSAAERGLAVIPLSRTKLPALRSPHRDEPDPAPCHGECGRPGHGVYDATTDPGRIRDLFAAAPRATGYGIACGLPPHHLIGVDLDTKSGTDASSALRELALRHLFTIPDTVVVATPSGGRHVWLSGPPDVVVPNSAGRLAPGIDIRGAGGYLVGPGSRTAQGVYSAVPGTAHLPVAPCPPALLRLLTPPPRVHHPSPAHAGRHGQGLVQFVLAAHEGQRNTRLFWAACRAYESDLGDSLTNALVEAATRTGLTEREARSTIASAARLTQRNDAEA; the protein is encoded by the coding sequence ATGGCCACCACCGACCGGCATGCCGTACCCCTTGCGACCCTGGCCCTCGCCCACGCCCTCTCCGCCGCCGAGCGTGGACTGGCCGTGATCCCGCTCTCCCGCACGAAGCTCCCCGCCCTGCGCTCCCCGCACCGCGACGAACCCGACCCCGCCCCGTGCCACGGCGAATGCGGACGCCCCGGCCACGGCGTGTACGACGCCACGACCGACCCGGGCCGCATCCGTGACCTCTTCGCGGCGGCGCCCCGCGCCACCGGCTACGGCATCGCGTGCGGACTGCCCCCGCACCACCTCATCGGTGTGGACCTCGACACCAAGTCCGGTACGGACGCCTCGTCCGCACTGCGCGAACTGGCGCTGCGCCACCTCTTCACGATCCCGGACACCGTCGTCGTGGCCACCCCCAGCGGCGGCCGTCATGTGTGGCTCTCCGGACCGCCGGACGTCGTGGTCCCCAACTCGGCGGGACGCCTCGCGCCGGGCATCGACATCCGCGGCGCGGGCGGCTACCTCGTGGGCCCCGGATCGCGCACGGCCCAGGGCGTCTACAGCGCGGTCCCCGGCACCGCCCACCTGCCCGTCGCGCCCTGCCCGCCGGCACTCCTGCGCCTGCTCACACCCCCGCCACGCGTGCACCACCCGTCACCGGCACATGCGGGCCGACACGGCCAGGGGCTGGTCCAGTTCGTGCTCGCGGCACATGAGGGACAGCGCAACACCCGTCTGTTCTGGGCCGCTTGCCGCGCCTACGAGAGCGACCTCGGCGACAGCCTCACGAACGCCCTCGTGGAAGCCGCGACCCGCACGGGCCTGACGGAACGCGAGGCCCGCTCCACGATCGCCTCAGCGGCCCGCCTGACCCAGCGCAACGACGCGGAGGCGTAG
- a CDS encoding PP2C family protein-serine/threonine phosphatase encodes MLDIPSSVRVDVEALLAAQNHMGVCDAIEQYAPVGKPDTMTAPHFPKVAGIDSTVPPPAHTVAPASPAPAPPSSSGAPAAPEAPGALIQDRLAGWVSDLTTLHELTERLARTAVMDDALHEVLRAGAALVGARRGLVVLEPADGLGPDTTVGLGLARADLGHIETVPRGATSYGRILDRTDGTGEPEVHADLLSEDGLDPRHREVAARLGYAASFALPLATEAAGRLGAAVWLYDEPAEPVERQRHLVGLYTRYATEHLARLLELERARTKSRTIAEELLPPRLPRVAGVQLAARHRTGPRGGGDWYDALPLPEGALGLTVGSVTGSGASAVAAMGRLRASLRAYAVMEGEDPVAVLSDLELLLRLTEPARSATALFAYCEPALRKVVLAGAGHSPPLVIGERRTEFVETSLSAPLGMLACWEAPSVEFSPEPGETVLLYTDGLLHRTGDPMDRAFARLHAAAAGVPRTIRDDPGAIADHVLHTVLPDGLDAADSDEDVVLLAARFE; translated from the coding sequence ATGCTGGACATCCCCTCATCAGTGCGTGTAGATGTGGAAGCACTGCTGGCGGCGCAGAATCACATGGGGGTTTGCGATGCTATTGAGCAATACGCACCGGTCGGAAAGCCGGACACCATGACGGCCCCGCACTTTCCGAAAGTGGCTGGAATCGATTCAACGGTTCCCCCACCGGCACACACTGTCGCGCCCGCGTCACCCGCGCCCGCGCCCCCTTCCTCCTCCGGAGCGCCCGCAGCCCCCGAAGCCCCCGGAGCGCTGATCCAGGACCGGCTCGCCGGCTGGGTCTCCGACCTCACCACGCTGCACGAACTCACCGAGCGTCTGGCCAGGACGGCCGTCATGGACGACGCCCTGCACGAGGTGCTCCGCGCCGGTGCCGCGCTCGTCGGCGCGCGCCGCGGACTCGTCGTCCTGGAGCCCGCCGACGGCCTGGGTCCGGACACCACCGTGGGGCTCGGCCTCGCCCGCGCCGACCTCGGCCACATCGAGACGGTGCCGCGCGGCGCGACCTCGTACGGAAGGATCCTCGACCGCACGGACGGGACCGGCGAGCCCGAGGTGCACGCGGATCTGCTGTCCGAGGACGGGCTCGACCCGCGTCACCGCGAGGTCGCCGCCCGGCTCGGCTACGCGGCGAGCTTCGCGCTGCCCCTCGCGACGGAGGCGGCGGGCCGGCTCGGCGCCGCGGTGTGGCTCTACGACGAGCCCGCCGAGCCCGTCGAACGCCAGCGCCACCTGGTCGGTCTGTACACGCGCTACGCCACCGAACACCTCGCGCGCCTGCTCGAACTGGAGCGGGCGCGCACCAAGTCCCGCACCATCGCGGAGGAGTTGCTGCCGCCGCGGCTCCCGCGGGTCGCGGGCGTCCAGCTCGCCGCCCGGCACCGCACGGGCCCGCGAGGCGGCGGCGACTGGTACGACGCGCTGCCGCTGCCCGAGGGCGCGCTCGGCCTCACCGTCGGCTCCGTCACCGGCTCCGGGGCGAGCGCCGTCGCCGCGATGGGCCGGCTCAGGGCCAGCCTGCGGGCGTACGCGGTGATGGAGGGCGAGGACCCCGTCGCCGTCCTGTCCGATCTGGAGCTGCTGCTCCGGCTGACCGAGCCCGCGCGCAGCGCCACCGCCCTCTTCGCGTACTGCGAGCCCGCCCTGCGCAAGGTCGTCCTGGCCGGGGCCGGGCACAGCCCGCCGCTGGTGATCGGCGAGAGACGCACCGAGTTCGTGGAGACGTCGCTGTCCGCGCCGCTCGGCATGCTGGCCTGCTGGGAGGCGCCGAGCGTCGAGTTCAGCCCCGAGCCCGGCGAGACCGTGCTGCTGTACACGGACGGCCTGCTGCACCGCACCGGTGACCCGATGGACCGCGCCTTCGCCCGCCTGCACGCGGCGGCCGCCGGCGTCCCGCGCACGATCCGCGACGACCCCGGGGCGATCGCCGACCACGTCCTGCACACCGTCCTGCCGGACGGGCTCGACGCCGCCGACAGCGACGAGGACGTCGTGCTGCTCGCCGCGCGCTTCGAGTGA
- a CDS encoding YcnI family protein yields the protein MKKISRVSVVGAAAASAVLVLSVPAFAHVSVQPEGVAAKGGYAVVNFKVPNERDDAATTKVEVNFPTDHPLASVMPEPIPGWTAKVTKSKLDKPLEMHGEKIDQAVSRVTWTADGSGKDKGIQPGFFQKFPLSIGQLPEDTDELVFKAIQTYDNKEVVRWIEPQAKGQEEPENPAPTLELSAATEDHHGGAAADDSAKSGDDKAATAASSSDSSSDGSSGSDTTARALGIAGIVVGAAGVAFGVLAGRRRTNS from the coding sequence ATGAAGAAGATTTCTCGCGTCTCCGTAGTCGGCGCCGCCGCCGCGTCCGCCGTCCTCGTGCTCTCCGTCCCCGCCTTCGCACACGTGAGCGTGCAGCCGGAGGGCGTGGCCGCCAAGGGCGGATACGCCGTCGTGAACTTCAAGGTGCCGAACGAGCGCGACGACGCCGCGACCACCAAGGTCGAGGTCAACTTCCCGACCGACCACCCGCTGGCCTCGGTCATGCCCGAGCCCATCCCCGGCTGGACCGCCAAGGTCACCAAGTCCAAGCTCGACAAGCCGCTGGAGATGCACGGCGAGAAGATCGACCAGGCCGTCTCCCGGGTCACCTGGACCGCCGACGGCTCGGGCAAGGACAAGGGCATCCAGCCCGGCTTCTTCCAGAAGTTCCCGCTCTCCATCGGGCAGCTTCCCGAGGACACGGACGAGCTCGTCTTCAAGGCGATCCAGACGTACGACAACAAGGAAGTCGTGCGCTGGATCGAGCCGCAGGCCAAGGGCCAGGAGGAGCCGGAGAACCCGGCTCCCACCCTGGAGCTCTCGGCCGCGACCGAGGACCACCACGGCGGCGCCGCGGCCGACGACAGCGCCAAGTCCGGTGACGACAAGGCGGCCACGGCCGCGTCCTCGTCCGACAGCTCCTCCGACGGCTCTTCCGGCAGCGACACCACCGCACGCGCGCTCGGCATCGCCGGCATCGTCGTCGGCGCCGCCGGCGTGGCCTTCGGCGTGCTCGCGGGACGCCGTCGCACCAACAGCTGA
- a CDS encoding bifunctional DNA primase/polymerase translates to MREILGRRRRLLSRRNNGKSDQFSAALTFATAWQWPVLPGVGLVGAGRRDGVSCACPDPECTVPGAHPFDPGLLAATTDERMIRWWWTNRPAAPIVLATGAGAGASGGRAPCAVSLPSVAGARALKALDRTDIRLGPVVATRDRLFILVAPYSMEQLGELLYAQDWVPGSLRFHGEGGYMALPPSDTGLGQVRWERAPLPGSAAPWVPDVEAVVDAVVDALTRTGVSAPEL, encoded by the coding sequence ATGCGCGAGATCCTCGGAAGGCGACGCAGGCTCCTGTCCAGGCGAAACAACGGGAAGTCTGATCAGTTCAGCGCGGCCCTGACCTTCGCGACCGCATGGCAGTGGCCCGTGCTCCCGGGCGTGGGGCTCGTAGGAGCGGGGCGCCGTGACGGCGTCAGCTGCGCCTGCCCCGACCCGGAGTGCACGGTGCCCGGCGCGCACCCCTTCGACCCGGGACTGCTCGCCGCGACCACGGACGAGCGCATGATCCGCTGGTGGTGGACCAACCGTCCGGCCGCGCCGATCGTGCTGGCCACGGGGGCCGGTGCGGGCGCGAGCGGCGGCCGCGCCCCCTGTGCCGTGAGCCTCCCCTCGGTCGCCGGAGCCCGCGCCCTCAAGGCACTCGACCGTACGGACATCAGGCTCGGCCCGGTCGTGGCCACGAGGGATCGTCTCTTCATCCTGGTGGCGCCCTACTCCATGGAGCAGCTGGGCGAGCTCCTGTACGCCCAGGACTGGGTGCCGGGCTCCCTGCGCTTCCACGGCGAGGGCGGTTATATGGCACTGCCTCCGTCCGACACCGGCCTCGGCCAGGTCCGCTGGGAGCGTGCCCCGCTGCCCGGCTCCGCGGCGCCCTGGGTGCCCGATGTGGAGGCCGTGGTGGACGCGGTGGTGGATGCCCTCACTCGTACGGGTGTGAGCGCGCCCGAGTTGTAA
- a CDS encoding glycerophosphodiester phosphodiesterase, giving the protein MTLARQQQIQVVAHRGASDEAPEHTLAAYRRAIEDGADALECDVRLTADGHLVCVHDRRVNRTSNGRGAVSALELADLAALDFGSWKNSEAGRTSPEGPDWEDTSVLTLERLLELVADAGRRVELAIETKHPTRWAGQVEERLLMLLKRFGLDAPTGAPDAPSPVRVMSFSARSLLRVQAASPHLPTVYLMQFVSPRHRDGRLPRGVQIAGPGIRIVRSHPGYVEKLKRAGHQVHVWTVNEPEDVDLCVGLGVDAIITNRPRAVLRQLGRG; this is encoded by the coding sequence GTGACCCTCGCACGACAGCAGCAGATCCAGGTCGTCGCCCACCGCGGAGCCTCCGACGAGGCCCCCGAGCACACGCTGGCCGCGTACAGAAGGGCCATCGAGGACGGTGCCGACGCCCTCGAATGCGATGTACGACTCACCGCGGACGGCCATCTCGTCTGTGTGCACGACCGCCGCGTCAACCGTACGTCGAACGGACGCGGAGCGGTGTCGGCCCTGGAACTGGCGGATCTCGCCGCCCTCGACTTCGGCTCCTGGAAGAACAGCGAGGCCGGTCGCACCAGCCCAGAGGGTCCCGACTGGGAGGACACCTCCGTCCTGACCCTGGAGCGGCTGCTCGAACTGGTCGCCGACGCGGGCCGCCGCGTCGAGCTCGCCATCGAGACCAAGCACCCCACCCGCTGGGCCGGCCAGGTCGAGGAACGCCTCCTGATGCTCCTCAAGCGGTTCGGCCTGGACGCCCCTACCGGAGCGCCGGACGCACCGTCCCCGGTGCGCGTCATGAGCTTCTCGGCCCGCTCCCTGCTCCGCGTCCAGGCCGCTTCCCCCCACCTGCCGACGGTCTACCTGATGCAGTTCGTCTCGCCCCGCCATCGCGACGGCCGCCTCCCCAGGGGAGTGCAGATCGCGGGCCCCGGCATCCGGATCGTGCGCAGCCACCCCGGGTACGTGGAGAAGCTCAAGCGGGCGGGCCACCAGGTGCACGTGTGGACGGTCAACGAGCCGGAGGACGTCGACCTGTGCGTCGGCCTCGGCGTCGACGCGATCATCACGAACCGGCCCCGCGCGGTTCTGCGCCAGCTCGGGAGAGGCTAA
- a CDS encoding SCO family protein translates to MRSPRKTPHAAPRQALRKKTLLAAGLIAAASLTLSACGSGDDGNKPVAEVSAETGSNKAATVLDSPFKKPDLVLTDTHGKKFDLREQTKGKPTLIYFGYTHCPDVCPLTMSNIAVAKKALPKAEQDKLQVVFVTTDPDRDTAPVLGKWLKAQDPDFIGLTGDFATIQGSARTLGISIEPTEKDKNGKLVSMHGTQVIAFSPKTDAGYVLYGEDATVDDYTKDLPKIIKGERP, encoded by the coding sequence ATGCGCTCTCCCCGTAAGACCCCGCACGCAGCTCCTCGCCAGGCCCTCCGTAAGAAGACGCTGCTCGCCGCCGGGCTCATCGCCGCGGCGTCGCTCACCCTCTCCGCCTGCGGCAGTGGCGACGACGGCAACAAGCCCGTGGCCGAGGTCTCCGCCGAGACCGGCTCGAACAAGGCCGCGACCGTCCTCGACTCGCCCTTCAAGAAGCCGGACCTCGTCCTCACGGACACCCACGGCAAGAAGTTCGACCTGCGCGAGCAGACCAAGGGCAAGCCCACGCTGATCTACTTCGGCTACACCCACTGCCCCGACGTGTGCCCCCTGACGATGAGCAACATCGCCGTCGCCAAGAAGGCACTGCCCAAGGCCGAGCAGGACAAGCTCCAGGTCGTCTTCGTCACCACCGACCCGGACCGCGACACCGCGCCCGTCCTCGGCAAGTGGCTCAAGGCGCAGGACCCCGACTTCATCGGCCTGACCGGCGACTTCGCCACCATCCAGGGCAGCGCCCGTACCCTCGGCATCTCCATCGAGCCGACGGAGAAGGACAAGAACGGCAAGCTCGTCTCGATGCACGGCACGCAGGTCATCGCCTTCTCGCCGAAGACCGACGCCGGGTACGTCCTGTACGGCGAGGACGCCACCGTGGACGACTACACCAAGGACCTCCCCAAGATCATCAAGGGGGAGCGGCCGTGA
- a CDS encoding ATP-binding protein: MSIWWSLHLRREAASVPLARRLLIDTMETAGVDPDISYDLSVALTEACANAVEHGGDPDPDDPAGAYRVTAYLEGETCRIEVADSGPGFPALRGRGTTLLKPAPDHAEHGRGLCLIQELADHVHFVNRPGRGGAVVSFDKVLKWRENAPLVSA; the protein is encoded by the coding sequence ATGAGCATCTGGTGGTCTCTGCACCTGCGCCGCGAGGCCGCGAGCGTTCCGCTCGCCCGGCGCCTGCTGATCGACACCATGGAGACCGCGGGCGTGGACCCGGACATCTCCTACGACCTGTCCGTCGCGCTCACCGAGGCGTGTGCCAACGCCGTCGAGCACGGCGGCGATCCGGACCCCGACGATCCGGCGGGCGCCTACCGGGTCACGGCCTACCTCGAGGGCGAGACCTGCCGCATCGAGGTCGCCGACTCCGGTCCCGGCTTCCCGGCGCTGCGCGGCCGGGGCACCACCCTGCTCAAGCCCGCCCCCGACCACGCCGAGCACGGCCGCGGACTCTGTCTCATCCAGGAGCTCGCGGACCACGTCCACTTCGTCAACAGGCCGGGCAGGGGCGGCGCGGTGGTCAGCTTCGACAAGGTGCTCAAGTGGCGCGAGAACGCGCCCCTCGTCTCGGCCTGA
- a CDS encoding S1C family serine protease: MSTENEGTSVPPAPSAPPVPVESPATPAPAGSAPSPEPADAPTAAMPPVEGAAPGAHEGPGAASGAAPGPGGQHEAANAAPGGWPPPPPTVPSYADGGGGGHSWGASYQPPAPKPGPRRGGLLAAVVAAALIAGGVGGGIGYWAAERNDDGGSGSTTVSASDNPADFKRDASSVAGIAANALPSTVTIEAEGSDGEGGTGSGFVYDTQGHILTNNHVVASAADGGKLSATFSNGKKYDAEVIGRAQGYDVAVIKLKNAPSNLKPLALANSDKVAVGDSTIAIGAPFGLSNTVTTGIVSAKNRPVASSDSSGSSKASYMNALQTDASINPGNSGGPLLDARGAVIGINSAIQPASSGGIGGSGQSGSVGLGFAIPINQARNVAKQLIKTGQPVYPVIGASVALDEQSDGAKITEQGAGGSSAVTANGPADKAGLKPGDVITKLDDTVIDSGPTLIGQIWTHKPGDTVKITYKRGNAEHTVDVVLGERKGDS, translated from the coding sequence GTGAGCACCGAGAACGAGGGCACTTCGGTACCCCCAGCCCCGTCCGCACCCCCCGTGCCGGTGGAATCTCCCGCTACTCCCGCACCCGCCGGTTCCGCACCCTCTCCGGAGCCCGCCGACGCACCCACCGCGGCGATGCCGCCGGTCGAGGGCGCGGCGCCGGGGGCGCACGAGGGTCCCGGCGCGGCCTCGGGGGCTGCACCGGGACCCGGCGGGCAGCACGAGGCCGCGAACGCGGCCCCGGGTGGCTGGCCGCCTCCGCCGCCCACCGTCCCCTCGTACGCGGACGGTGGCGGCGGTGGGCACTCCTGGGGTGCCTCCTACCAGCCTCCGGCGCCCAAGCCGGGCCCCCGGCGTGGCGGGCTGCTGGCCGCGGTGGTCGCGGCGGCCCTGATCGCGGGCGGTGTCGGCGGCGGCATCGGCTACTGGGCGGCCGAGCGCAACGACGACGGTGGTTCGGGCTCGACGACGGTCTCCGCCTCGGACAACCCGGCCGACTTCAAGCGTGACGCCTCCTCGGTCGCCGGCATCGCGGCGAACGCGCTGCCGAGCACCGTCACCATCGAGGCCGAGGGCAGCGACGGCGAGGGCGGCACCGGCAGCGGCTTCGTCTACGACACGCAGGGCCACATCCTCACCAACAACCACGTGGTGGCCTCCGCAGCCGACGGAGGAAAGCTTTCGGCCACGTTCTCGAACGGCAAGAAGTACGACGCCGAGGTGATCGGCCGTGCCCAGGGCTACGACGTCGCGGTCATCAAGCTGAAGAACGCCCCGTCGAACCTGAAGCCGCTGGCGCTCGCCAACTCGGACAAGGTCGCCGTGGGGGACTCGACCATCGCGATCGGCGCGCCCTTCGGCCTGTCGAACACGGTGACCACGGGCATCGTCTCGGCGAAGAACCGCCCGGTGGCCTCCAGCGACAGCTCGGGCAGCAGCAAGGCGTCGTACATGAACGCGCTGCAGACCGACGCGTCGATCAACCCGGGCAACTCGGGCGGTCCGCTGCTCGACGCGCGCGGCGCGGTCATCGGTATCAACTCGGCGATCCAGCCGGCGAGCAGCGGCGGCATCGGAGGCTCCGGCCAGTCGGGCTCGGTCGGCCTCGGCTTCGCCATCCCGATCAACCAGGCGCGGAACGTCGCCAAGCAGCTCATCAAGACGGGCCAGCCGGTCTATCCGGTGATCGGTGCCTCGGTCGCGCTGGACGAGCAGAGCGACGGCGCGAAGATCACCGAGCAGGGCGCGGGCGGCTCGTCCGCGGTCACGGCGAACGGCCCGGCGGACAAGGCCGGCCTGAAGCCCGGCGATGTCATCACCAAGCTCGACGACACGGTGATCGACAGCGGTCCGACCCTGATCGGCCAGATCTGGACACACAAGCCGGGCGACACGGTCAAGATCACGTACAAGCGCGGCAACGCGGAGCACACGGTCGACGTGGTCCTCGGCGAGCGCAAGGGCGACAGCTGA
- a CDS encoding aminopeptidase P family protein: MSEELTPENPEISQTESDEPIKQRKNGLYPGVSDELAESMKSGWADTELHGLEPIAQASETAARRAALSARFPGERIVVPAGNLKTRSNDTEYAFRASTEYAYLTGNQTEDGVLVLEPTATGHDATIYLLPRSDRENGEFWLDGQGELWVGRRHSLTEAAQVYGVPASDVRELAGKLTEATGSVRVVRGHDAGIEAALTDKVTREHDEELRVFLSEARLVKDAFEVGELQKAVDSTVRGFEDVVKVLDKAEATSERYIEGTFFLRARVEGNDIGYGSICASGPHACTLHWVRNDGPVRSGDLLLLDAGVETHSLYTADITRTLPVNGCYTELQKKIYDAVYEAQEAGIAAVKPGAKYRDFHDAAQRVLAEKLVEWGLVEGPVERVLELGLQRRWTLHGTGHMLGLDVHDCAVARTETYVDGTLEPGMCLTVEPGLYFQADDLTVPEEYRGIGVRIEDDILVTEDGNRNLSAGLPRRSDEVEAWMAQLKG, translated from the coding sequence GTGTCGGAGGAGCTCACCCCGGAGAACCCGGAGATCTCTCAGACCGAGAGCGACGAGCCGATCAAGCAGCGCAAGAACGGCCTGTACCCGGGCGTGTCCGACGAGCTCGCCGAGAGCATGAAGTCCGGCTGGGCCGACACGGAGCTGCACGGCCTCGAGCCGATCGCGCAGGCGTCCGAGACGGCCGCCCGCCGCGCCGCCCTCTCCGCCCGCTTCCCCGGTGAGCGCATCGTCGTCCCCGCGGGCAACCTCAAGACCCGCTCGAACGACACCGAGTACGCCTTCCGCGCCTCGACCGAGTACGCGTACCTGACCGGCAACCAGACGGAGGACGGCGTCCTCGTCCTCGAGCCGACGGCCACCGGGCACGACGCGACGATCTACCTGCTGCCGCGCTCCGACCGCGAGAACGGCGAGTTCTGGCTCGACGGCCAGGGCGAGCTGTGGGTCGGCCGCCGCCACTCCCTCACCGAGGCCGCGCAGGTGTACGGCGTCCCCGCCTCCGACGTCCGCGAGCTCGCCGGCAAGCTGACCGAGGCCACCGGCTCGGTCCGCGTGGTGCGCGGCCACGACGCCGGCATCGAGGCCGCCCTCACGGACAAGGTCACCCGCGAGCACGACGAAGAGCTGCGCGTCTTCCTCTCCGAGGCCCGCCTCGTGAAGGACGCCTTCGAGGTCGGCGAGCTGCAGAAGGCCGTCGACTCGACGGTCCGCGGATTCGAGGACGTCGTGAAGGTCCTCGACAAGGCCGAGGCCACCAGCGAGCGCTACATCGAGGGCACGTTCTTCCTGCGCGCCCGCGTCGAGGGCAACGACATCGGCTACGGCTCGATCTGCGCCTCCGGCCCGCACGCCTGCACCCTGCACTGGGTCCGCAACGACGGCCCGGTCCGCTCCGGCGACCTGCTCCTCCTGGACGCGGGCGTGGAGACGCACAGCCTCTACACCGCCGACATCACGCGCACGCTGCCGGTCAACGGCTGCTACACCGAGCTCCAGAAGAAGATCTACGACGCCGTGTACGAAGCCCAGGAGGCCGGTATCGCGGCCGTGAAGCCTGGCGCCAAGTACCGCGACTTCCACGACGCCGCGCAGCGCGTGCTCGCCGAGAAGCTCGTCGAGTGGGGCCTCGTCGAGGGCCCGGTCGAGCGCGTCCTGGAGCTCGGCCTCCAGCGCCGCTGGACGCTGCACGGCACCGGTCACATGCTCGGCCTCGACGTCCACGACTGCGCCGTCGCGCGCACGGAGACGTACGTGGACGGCACGCTGGAGCCCGGCATGTGCCTGACCGTCGAGCCCGGTCTGTACTTCCAGGCCGACGACCTGACCGTGCCGGAGGAGTACCGCGGCATCGGTGTCCGGATCGAGGACGACATCCTCGTGACCGAGGACGGCAACCGGAACCTCTCCGCCGGTCTGCCGCGCCGCTCGGACGAGGTCGAGGCGTGGATGGCTCAGCTCAAGGGCTGA
- a CDS encoding ATP-binding protein, with the protein MALVVAQEVPTSSSMAVPHGPAGVGEARHRMRDQLRVGGVSEAVIDDAVLILSELLSNACRHGRPLGDDLAGDGDVRAAWRVDARGCLTVEVTDGGGPTRPVPATPSVTAHGGRGLNIISALADDWGVRDDAPGEVTVWVVVHKDVRSEAGTQGQGNFATRVASRAPAGMSNLDFADAFEDLG; encoded by the coding sequence GTGGCGTTGGTGGTGGCACAGGAGGTGCCCACGTCGTCGAGCATGGCCGTACCCCATGGCCCTGCGGGCGTGGGCGAAGCAAGGCACCGGATGCGTGATCAGCTGCGCGTCGGCGGGGTCTCGGAAGCGGTCATCGACGATGCCGTACTGATCCTGTCGGAACTGCTGAGCAACGCCTGCCGGCACGGCAGGCCGCTGGGCGACGACTTGGCCGGGGACGGCGACGTCCGGGCCGCTTGGAGGGTCGACGCGCGGGGCTGTCTCACCGTCGAGGTGACGGACGGTGGTGGTCCGACCCGTCCGGTTCCGGCCACGCCCTCGGTCACCGCGCACGGCGGCCGCGGGCTCAACATCATCTCGGCGCTCGCCGACGACTGGGGCGTACGTGACGACGCCCCCGGAGAAGTCACCGTCTGGGTGGTCGTGCACAAGGACGTGCGCTCCGAAGCCGGAACACAGGGGCAGGGCAACTTCGCTACGCGCGTGGCGAGCCGCGCGCCCGCGGGCATGTCGAACCTCGATTTCGCGGACGCCTTCGAGGACTTGGGCTGA
- a CDS encoding DUF5926 family protein yields the protein MAKKRPQTKGKSHVSSGEIPVVGAREPCPCGSGRRYKACHGRAAAHAVTELVQRPFEGLAGEGDWIALRELVPAATVRLTLKESLPDDVPSVTLATVLPMAWPALRRDDGSVLLGLQNDTSSGDLSRDLADTLQRALTAEPGTPVQARRAPADGPRLQDLLDPSAAFEPVVHTGFEFWVPDSQNASPEVAASLERANAAAIPTVKLSGVDGAYWCETPDKNHLRWVMPHPEEQLLDALARLHAAGTSSLGEGTRLVGSFRAHGLTVPVWDLPTGMSAEDVEKPAAEFAERLATALDSAAPLTVEERKARGGLTNRQVTLS from the coding sequence ATGGCCAAGAAGCGCCCCCAGACCAAGGGCAAGTCGCACGTCAGCAGCGGGGAGATCCCGGTCGTCGGCGCCCGTGAGCCCTGCCCCTGCGGGAGCGGCCGCCGGTACAAGGCCTGCCACGGCCGTGCCGCCGCGCACGCCGTGACCGAGCTGGTGCAGCGCCCGTTCGAGGGCCTCGCGGGAGAGGGCGACTGGATCGCGCTGCGCGAGCTGGTGCCCGCCGCGACGGTGCGGCTCACCCTCAAGGAGAGCCTGCCGGACGACGTTCCGTCCGTGACACTCGCGACGGTGCTGCCGATGGCATGGCCCGCACTGCGCCGCGACGACGGCTCGGTCCTGCTCGGCCTGCAGAACGACACCTCGTCGGGCGACCTGAGCCGTGACCTCGCCGACACTCTTCAGCGCGCGCTCACCGCCGAGCCCGGTACACCGGTGCAGGCGCGCCGCGCACCCGCCGACGGCCCGCGTCTGCAGGACCTGCTCGACCCCTCTGCCGCCTTCGAGCCGGTCGTACACACGGGATTCGAGTTCTGGGTGCCGGACTCGCAGAACGCGAGCCCGGAGGTCGCCGCTTCCCTGGAGCGGGCCAACGCGGCCGCCATCCCGACCGTGAAGCTGTCCGGTGTCGACGGCGCGTACTGGTGCGAGACGCCCGACAAGAACCACCTGCGCTGGGTCATGCCGCACCCCGAGGAGCAGTTGCTCGACGCGCTCGCCCGGCTGCACGCGGCCGGCACGTCCTCGCTCGGCGAGGGCACGCGCCTGGTCGGCTCGTTCCGCGCGCACGGTCTGACCGTTCCCGTCTGGGACCTGCCCACCGGGATGAGCGCCGAGGATGTCGAGAAGCCGGCGGCCGAGTTCGCCGAGCGGCTCGCCACGGCGCTCGACTCCGCGGCGCCACTGACCGTCGAGGAGCGCAAGGCACGCGGCGGCCTCACCAATCGACAGGTGACGCTCAGCTGA